One window of the Eucalyptus grandis isolate ANBG69807.140 chromosome 8, ASM1654582v1, whole genome shotgun sequence genome contains the following:
- the LOC104426985 gene encoding protein CURVATURE THYLAKOID 1A, chloroplastic-like, which translates to MQHDQLQAQSQQLKYYQKMVFLIEYSNRFKSVQIRASSEQTTRPVEVGAMFADLKEKWDAIEDKSTVFIYGSGATVAVWLSSFVAEAINSVPLLPKVMELLGLGYTGWFVYRYLLFKSSRKELASDIEALKKKIAGSE; encoded by the exons ATGCAGCATGACCAGTTGCAAGCACAATcacaacaattaaaatattatcagaAAATG GTCTTTCTCATTGAGTATTCCAACAGGTTCAAGTCTGTCCAGATCAGAGCTTCTTCTGAACAGACAACTAGGCCTGTTGAAGTTGGAGCGATGTTTGCTGACTTGAAGGAGAAG TGGGATGCTATTGAAGACAAATCCACAGTCTTCATATATGGTAGTGGGGCAACAGTTGCTGTTTGGCTGTCATCTTTTGTAGCTGAGGCTATCAACTCAGTCCCTTTG CTGCCAAAGGTCATGGAGTTGCTAGGTCTTGGATACACAGGATGGTTTGTCTACAGATATTTGCTCTTTAAG TCTAGCAGAAAGGAATTGGCCAGTGATATTGAAgcgttgaagaaaaagattgctGGAAGTGAATAG
- the LOC120287368 gene encoding WD repeat-containing protein 91 homolog has translation MDASIARSNSSTLSSGVLDENIASSRDNQDTHDHAAPNPGNRVLAHDLVDAAKAKVNLESLATPSAHVTTSLSVCSDNRNGGSNLMLKDGTIETGREVEGEEEFPEVKVDFQETFLGHTSPITRRHFSASGNNIARASMDGTVRIRTYDSSTSTPRNATIYCGAEIMSLDWEKPLLKLLIGNADGEIKAWNADAKRVVCDLNTTEAFPSILDLKCSPVQQFFSAAASKHVSGHIDDLALASLTVWNMKTWKAATVFPLGEDPPAITSSCFNHNGKILAASATDGMIHMLDMSAGLQITGWPEYDCGISSLLFGADKTNFFSLGKDGMLASIGETISPHEYQTHLFRGLGAEFQSLVVANFSSESVSSDDS, from the exons ATGGATGCTAGCATAGCTCGGAGTAATTCTTCAACTCTGTCAAGTGGTGTGCTTGATGAAAATATTGCATCATCACGAGATAATCAAGACACCCATGATCATGCTGCTCCCAATCCGGGTAATAGAGTGCTGGCCCATGATTTGGTTGATGCTGCAAAAGCCAAAGTCAACTTAGAATCTCTTGCGACACCTTCTGCTCATGTTACAACCTCTCTAAGTGTATGTAGTGATAATAGAAATGGTGGATCCAATCTAATGCTCAAAGATGGTACCATTG AAACTGGAAGAGAagtagaaggagaagaagaattcCCTGAGGTGAAAGTAGACTTTCAG GAAACATTTTTGGGCCATACAAGTCCAATCACTCGACGCCACTTCTCTGCCTCTGGGAACAATATTGCCAGGGCATCCATGGATGGCACCGTCAG AATACGGACCTATGACTCATCAACTTCAACTCCAAGAAATGCAACTATTTACTGTGGGGCAGAGATAATGTCGCTGGACTGGGAGAAACCTTTGC taaaGCTTCTCATAGGAAATGCTGATGGAGAAATTAAGGCATGGAATGCTGACGCAAAAAGAGTTGTCTGTGATCTCAATACAACAGAGGCTTTTCCAAG TATCTTGGATTTGAAATGCAGCCCAgtacaacaatttttttctgcTGCGGCATCCAA GCATGTTTCTGGTCATATTGATGACTTGGCTCTTGCTTCACTAACTGTATGGAACATGAAGACATGGAAAGCAGCG ACAGTCTTTCCTCTTGGTGAAGATCCCCCTGCAATTACTTCTTCGTGCTTTAACCACAACGGGAAGATTCTTGCTGCCTCTGCCACAGATGGAATGATTCACATGCTCG ACATGTCTGCCGGTCTACAAATTACCGGGTGGCCTGAGTATGATTGTGGTATAAGCTCCCTTCTTTTTGGAGCCGATAAGACAAACTTCTTTAGTTTGGGTAAAGATGGAATG CTTGCATCCATCGGTGAAACCATCTCTCCTCATGAGTATCAAACTCATCTTTTTCGAGGTTTAGGAGCTGAATTTCAGAGTCTTGTAGTTGCAAATTTCAGTTCAGAGTCAGTATCAAGTGATGACTCGTGA
- the LOC120287801 gene encoding hevamine-A-like: MPSPPPSTPCLSLLLLLFISSLIGVSHGGGIAIYWGQNGKEGTLTSTCATGKYAYVNLAFLNKFGGGQTPQIDLAGHCDPTSGGCIRISNGIRSCQNRGIKVMLSLGGGDGSYTLASRADARNVANYLWNNFLGGTSSSRPLGDAVLDGIDFDIELRSTKYRSTKYWDDLARYLSDYSKQGKKVYLTAAPQCPYPDSSMGAALNTGLFDYVWIQFYNNPQCQYSSGDISKLTSSWSKWVASINARKMFVGLPASTAAAGSGYVPKKVLTSQILPVIKKSAKYGGIMLWSKYYDDKNGYSDSVKSSV, from the coding sequence ATGCCAAGCCCACCTCCATCCACACCATGCCTCTCCCTCCTCTTACTTCTCTTCATCTCATCTCTCATCGGAGTCTCTCATGGCGGCGGGATCGCCATTTACTGGGGCCAAAACGGCAAGGAAGGTACCCTCACCAGTACATGTGCCACCGGCAAATACGCCTACGTAAACCTCGCATTCCTCAATAAGTTTGGCGGTGGCCAGACCCCGCAAATCGACCTGGCAGGCCACTGTGACCCTACCTCGGGTGGCTGCATTAGGATAAGCAACGGCATTCGGAGCTGCCAGAATAGGGGCATCAAGGTGATGCTCTCCCTAGGCGGCGGCGATGGGAGCTACACGCTGGCATCTCGGGCCGATGCGAGGAACGTAGCGAACTATCTGTGGAACAATTTCCTGGGTGGCACATCTAGTTCTCGTCCACTAGGAGATGCAGTCTTGGATGGCATTGATTTCGATATTGAACTTAGGTCTACCAAATATAGGTCTACCAAATATTGGGATGATCTTGCCCGTTATTTATCAGACTATAGCAAGCAAGGGAAAAAGGTGTACCTAACGGCAGCTCCTCAGTGCCCATATCCCGATAGTTCTATGGGGGCTGCGCTTAACACTGGTCTTTTCGACTACGTCTGGATACAGTTTTACAATAACCCTCAATGTCAATACAGCTCCGGCGATATTAGCAAGCTCACAAGTTCTTGGAGCAAATGGGTTGCTTCCATAAACGCCAGGAAGATGTTCGTGGGCCTGCCGGCGTCCACAGCAGCGGCCGGAAGTGGGTATGTTCCAAAAAAGGTGTTGACTTCTCAGATACTTCCTGTCATAAAGAAGTCAGCAAAATACGGAGGCATAATGCTGTGGTCGAAGTACTACGATGATAAGAATGGTTACAGCGACTCCGTTAAGAGTAGTGTGTGA
- the LOC104424459 gene encoding hevamine-A, with amino-acid sequence MPSPPPSTPSLSLLLLLFTSSLIGASHGGGIAIYWGQNGNEGTLASTCATGKYAYVNLAFLYKFGSGQTPQINLAGHCEPTSGGCTSISNGIRSCQNQGIKVMLSLGGGAGSYSLASQADARNVADYLWNNFLGGTSSSRPLGDAVLDGIDFDIELGSTNYWDDLARYLSDYSKQGKKVYLTAAPQCPYPDSHLGAALNTGLFDYVWVQFYNNPPCQYSSGDISKLTSSWSNWVASTNAEKMFLGLPASTEAAGSGYVPPNVLTSQILPVIKKSAKYGGVMLWSKYYDDKNGYSDSIKSSV; translated from the coding sequence ATGCCAAGCCCACCTCCATCCACACCATCCCTCTCCCTTCTCTTACTTCTCTTCACCTCATCTCTCATCGGAGCCTCTCATGGCGGCGGGATTGCCATTTACTGGGGCCAAAACGGTAACGAAGGTACCCTCGCCAGTACATGTGCCACCGGCAAATACGCCTACGTAAACCTCGCATTCCTCTACAAGTTCGGCAGTGGCCAGACCCCGCAAATCAACCTTGCAGGCCACTGTGAGCCCACCTCAGGTGGCTGCACCAGCATAAGCAACGGCATTCGGAGCTGCCAGAATCAGGGCATCAAGGTGATGCTCTCACTAGGCGGCGGTGCTGGGAGCTACTCGTTGGCATCTCAGGCCGATGCGAGGAACGTAGCGGACTATCTTTGGAACAATTTCTTGGGTGGCACATCAAGTTCTCGTCCACTAGGAGATGCAGTCTTGGACGGCATCGATTTCGATATTGAACTTGGGTCTACCAACTATTGGGATGATCTTGCCCGTTATTTATCAGACTATAGCAAGCAAGGGAAAAAGGTGTACTTAACGGCAGCTCCTCAGTGCCCATATCCCGATAGTCATTTGGGGGCTGCACTTAACACCGGTCTTTTCGACTACGTCTGGGTACAGTTTTACAATAACCCTCCATGTCAATACAGCTCGGGGGATATTAGCAAGCTCACAAGTTCTTGGAGCAACTGGGTTGCTTCCACAAACGCCGAGAAGATGTTCTTAGGCCTGCCGGCGTCCACGGAAGCAGCAGGAAGTGGGTATGTTCCACCAAACGTCTTGACTTCTCAGATACTTCCCGTCATAAAGAAGTCAGCAAAATACGGAGGCGTAATGCTGTGGTCAAAGTACTATGATGATAAGAATGGTTACAGTGACTCCATTAAGAGTAGTGTATGA
- the LOC104426988 gene encoding protein CURVATURE THYLAKOID 1A, chloroplastic, with translation MEAAYAAAGGSGSPSPTASTRRFSLTSPSRRRCVLPCPSPRLSCSSFRLVSDSNRFKSVQIKASSEDTSSPVEVGEMFADLKEKWDAIEDKSTVFLYGGGAIVAVWLSSIVVEAINSVPLLPKVMELVGLGYTGWFVYRYLLFKSSRKELASDIEALKKKIAGSI, from the exons ATGGAAGCAGCTTATGCAGCTGCAGGAGGTTCGGGTTCGCCGTCGCCGACCGCGTCGACGCGACGCTTCTCCCTGACGTCGCCTTCGCGCCGCCGCTGCGTGTTGCCCTGCCCGTCACCCCGTCTGTCGTGCTCGTCGTTTAGACTTGTCTCAg ATTCCAACAGGTTCAAGTCTGTCCAGATCAAAGCTTCTTCTGAAGATACATCTAGTCCTGTTGAAGTTGGAGAGATGTTTGCTGACTTGAAGGAGAAG TGGGATGCTATTGAAGACAAATCCACAGTCTTCCTATATGGTGGTGGAGCAATAGTTGCTGTTTGGCTGTCATCCATTGTAGTTGAGGCTATCAACTCGGTCCCTTTG CTGCCAAAGGTCATGGAGTTGGTAGGTCTTGGATATACAGGATGGTTTGTCTACAGATATTTGCTCTTTAAG TCAAGCAGAAAGGAATTGGCCAGTGATATTGAAgcgttgaagaaaaagattgctGGAAGTATATAA